The genome window AACAGAGAGAATATCTAGTGCATTCTTTAATCCACCAGGTAACGAATAATTGTATTCCTGCGTCACTATTAATAACGCATCAACACTATCAACTGCTTTACGAAAAGCGTTCCATTCAATTGGCGTATTTTGATGTTCAAAATCAGGATTGTAAAATGGCAACATGGAATATTTCAGTTCCACAAATTGTAAGTTACTTGGTAATGAAGTAAAATACTCCGCAATTTTTCTACTATAAGAATTGACACTTAGACTACCAATTAATACGCCAACCTTTACCATTTTATCATCCCTTCTCTATATTTACTTTGAGGCAGTTTTTACTAACCCTTCTGCAAACTTGTTCAAACGCTCTATATCTTCTTCATATGGTTCAAGATCAATTTTTACTTTTTCTGCTCCTGACGTGGCACCAGCTTTCTTGAAGGCATCATCAAAATGATCCACAGTCGTATTGAAATACTCTCCATAAAATTTATCACCGGAACCAGCAACGCCATAGACTTTGCCAGTTAAATCTGTTGATTGTAAATCATCATAAAAATCAAGCCCTTCTTCTGGCATTGCCCCCTCATCATATGTATAAGCACAAACAACTAAAATGTCAGCCTTCATAAAATCTGCTACATCAGTTTGTGATATCTCAGACTCTGTCACTTTAACATTTAAATTAGTCAAACTATCACATACAATGTTTGCTACTTCCTCATTATTACCAGTCATCGTGGCATAAACTACATGTGCTGTTAGCATCTATAATTCCTCACTAATCTTTTTTTATCTATGGCTATGTGTAACCGCTTTTATTATAATACAGATAAATAGTATATTTTTGTAGAATTGGTGGAGGTATTTAATTATGAAACGAACTATGTTTATCGGAGCAATAGCATGTGGTAAAACAACCCTTACTCAACGATTAGAAAATCAACAAATTAAATATAATAAAACACAAGCAATTGAATTTTCATCAAATATTATTGACACACCAGGAGAATATATGGAGCATCATAATATGATGAGCACGTTACGTGTAACCTCGATGGATGCTGATATAGTTGTTTTATTACAAAGTGCGGTTGACAAACGACTTGTTTTCCCGGCTGGCTTCTGTTCAATGTTTTCGAAACCTACTTTAGGTGTAGTTACAAAGATTGATCTTGTAAAAGACCCTGCCGACATTGAATATTCCAAGAATCTTCTGTTAAGCGCTGGGGTAAAGAAGGTAATTCCTGTTTCGGCAGTTGAAAATATTAATATCGATAAATTAGTTGCTGAACTTAATTAAAAATTCTAATAAGGTGATTAATTAAATGACTATTCCAAATAATATATAAACCCGCTAAAACATAAACAATTTTGCTTCCAAAATTACCATATTTTTCCAACAAATATGCCACAGGTTTTATTAAAACAAATTGTTTTCCTAATAGAATTAATAGGACTGAACAAATTTCA of Limosilactobacillus reuteri subsp. reuteri contains these proteins:
- a CDS encoding EutP/PduV family microcompartment system protein → MKRTMFIGAIACGKTTLTQRLENQQIKYNKTQAIEFSSNIIDTPGEYMEHHNMMSTLRVTSMDADIVVLLQSAVDKRLVFPAGFCSMFSKPTLGVVTKIDLVKDPADIEYSKNLLLSAGVKKVIPVSAVENINIDKLVAELN
- a CDS encoding flavodoxin, whose protein sequence is MLTAHVVYATMTGNNEEVANIVCDSLTNLNVKVTESEISQTDVADFMKADILVVCAYTYDEGAMPEEGLDFYDDLQSTDLTGKVYGVAGSGDKFYGEYFNTTVDHFDDAFKKAGATSGAEKVKIDLEPYEEDIERLNKFAEGLVKTASK